ACTCGCCCTGATCGAGCGACGGGTCGTCGAAACGGCGCGCGTTCTGGATCGCGTCGAAATCGGCCGAGAACAACAGGTCGTCGCCGCAGGGCGAAACTTCGCTGATCGGGTCCAGCAGCGTGTTGATGTTAGCGGGCATGAGCATGACAAAAATGCGGTAAGTGCCTGGCGTCAGGCGTTAAAACGGAAAAAGCCGCGCGCAAACCTGAACGTTTCAAACGACCGTGTATTCGAATTCACCGGCCTCGCTCGCGCGTACCGCAATGCGTTCGAGCGCCGTGCCGTCGGCGATCCGCTCCAGCACCTGTTGCGCCACTTCAGGCAACAAGGTGCCGTTGAGGATGTGATCCACATTGCGCGCGCCGGAATCCACCTCGGTACAACGCGCCAGCACGGCGTCCACCAGCGACTCGTCCCATTCGAACTTGGCCTTGTGATTCGCCTCGATACGACGGCGAATCCGCTCGAGCTTCAGTTCGATGATTTCCGCCAGGACGTCATCGGAAATCGGATAGTACGGCACCACCTTCATCCGGCCGAGAAACGCCGGCTTGAACGCCTTGTACAGTTGCGGCCGCAACGTTTCGGCCAGCTCGTCGGCGCTCGGCAATTCTTCTTCGGCCTTGTTCAGGCAGGCCTGCATCACCGCCTGCGAGCCGACGTTCGAGGTGAGAATGATCAAGGTATTGCGGAAGTCGATCTCGCGCCCTTCCGCATCGTCCATCGTGCCCTTGTCGAACACCTGGAAGAACATTTCGAGCACGTCGGGGTGGGCTTTCTCCACCTCGTCGAGCAGCACCACGGAATACGGATTGCGGCGCACGGCTTCGGTCAGCACGCCGCCTTCGCCATAACCGACGTAACCCGGCGGCGAGCCCTTCAGGCCCGACACGCTATGCGCTTCCTGATACTCGCTCATGTTGATGGTGACCATCTTGCGCTCGCCGCCATACAGGATGTCGGCCAGCGCCAGCGCCGTTTCCGTTTTGCCGACGCCCGATGGGCCGACAAACATGAACACGCCGCGCGGCTTGTTCGGGTCTTCGAGATTCGCGCTGGCGGTCCGCACGCGCTGGGCGATCGCATCGAGCGCGTGGTCCTGGCCGATCACACGCGCAGCGAGCAACGGTTGCAGGTTCAACACGGTCTGAATTTCGTCCTTGACCATGCGGCCCAAGGGAATACCCGTCCACGACGCGACGATCTCGGCGACGACGTGCCCGTCCACCTGCAACGGCACCATCGGCTGGCCGCCTTGCAGCGCGTGCAATTCGCTCACGCGCACAGCCAGCGTCTCGCGCGCACGCGCTGCGTTTTCCGCCTGCTCCGCGTCGGCCGTGCCGCCGCGCGCCGCATCGATCTGCGCGCGCAATTCGCCGATCTCCGACACCAGTGCGCGCTCCTTGTCGTAACGCGCTTCGTTGGTCGCGAGCGCAGCGACGTCCGCCTCGCGCAGGCTGCGCAGTTCGGCGAGACGCTCGTCGTGTACCGCACCGCTCGCCACCTCGCGCTCGAGCGCGGCCACTTCGGCGTCGATCCGTTCAAGCCGTTTTTTCGCATCGTCAATGGCTGCGGGTGTCGAGCTATGCGCCAGCGCCACTTTTGCGCAGGCCGTATCGAGCACGCTGATCGCCTTGTCCGGCAACTGACGTCCGCTGATATAGCGATGCGACAGGCGCACCGCTTCGGTGATGGCGCCGTCCAGCACGCGCACGTTGAAGTGCCGCTCCATCAGCGCCGCCATGCCGCGCAGCATGGACGCCGCCAGCGCCTCATTCGGCTCCTCGATCTTCACGACCTGAAAGCGCCGCGCAAGCGCCGCGTCTTTCTCGAAGTACTTCTTGTATTCGCTCCACGTGGTCGCGGCAATCGTGCGCAGTTCGCCGCGCGCCAACGCAGGCTTCAACAGATTGGCCGCATCGTTCTGCCCCGCCTGACCGCCCGCGCCGATGATCGTATGCGCTTCGTCGATGAATAGAATGATCGGATGCGCGCTCTTCTTGACCTCGTCGATCACACTCTTCAGGCGGTTTTCGAATTCGCCTTTGACGCTCGCGCCGGCCTGCAGCAGGCCCATGTCCAGCACGTGCAAGGCCACGCCTTTGAGTGGCGCGGGCACATCGTCAGCGGCAATCCGCAGCGCCAGTCCTTCGACGACAGCCGTTTTACCGACGCCCGCTTCGCCCGTCATGATCGGGTTGTTCTGGCGCCGGCGCATCAGGATGTCGATGGTCTGGCGAATCTCCGCCTCGCGGCCGATCACCGGATCGATATGGCCGTCGCGCGCGCGCTGCGTCAGGTTGGTGGTGTACGTATCGAGCGCAGGTGTCTTTGACGGGCCGCCGGCCTGTGTTGGGTTCAGATCATCCGCACGGTCGTCAACGGCATCGTCAGCGTTAGATGCACGGCTGCGCTCCACCTCGCACGACCCTTCCGTCAGTTCATCGAACTTGTGCTTCAGATCGGTTAGCCGCACGTCGCGGAACAAGGGCGACATGCGCTGCGCAAACTGCGCCAGATCCGGCGCGCTCAGCAGGGCTAGCAGCAGATGCCCCGAGCGGATGCGGCCAATCTGCGAATCGAGCGACGCCACCAGCCACGCCTGCTCGAACAGCGCGATCAGATGCACGGAAAACACCGGTGTGCGCGTGTTGCCGGTCTTCAGGCGCTGCAGTTCGCGTTCGAGGTCGGCGCGCAGCGCGTGCGCATCGATCCGGCTCGCGCGCAGCACGAGCGACGCATCGCTCGCCGGCTCGTCGAGCAGGGCGAGCAACAGATGCTCGAGGTCCACCTCGTAGTGACCGCGCGACAGGCATTGGCTCGCCGCCCGCTCAGTGGCCTGGCGGCAGGTCGGATTCAGTTTCGCGATCAGGGTCTTGAGAGGCGTGCTCATGTCGTGCGGTCCAGGTCCTGTGGGTATCGTGACGTCTTGTTGTGTTCAGTGAATGACGTGCAATTCGTAACGCGCATCGGCACGGTCGCGGTCGGCGTCGTGCGTGCAGAGAAACGCATCCCAGCCGAGCCGCGCGCCCTGCCCGAGCTGGATCGGGCCCACTTCCGTGCGGCGCAGCACCAGCGAGACTTCGTATTCGAGCGTCACGCCGGCGAGCAAGGTCAGCATCC
Above is a genomic segment from Paraburkholderia phenazinium containing:
- the tssH gene encoding type VI secretion system ATPase TssH, with the translated sequence MSTPLKTLIAKLNPTCRQATERAASQCLSRGHYEVDLEHLLLALLDEPASDASLVLRASRIDAHALRADLERELQRLKTGNTRTPVFSVHLIALFEQAWLVASLDSQIGRIRSGHLLLALLSAPDLAQFAQRMSPLFRDVRLTDLKHKFDELTEGSCEVERSRASNADDAVDDRADDLNPTQAGGPSKTPALDTYTTNLTQRARDGHIDPVIGREAEIRQTIDILMRRRQNNPIMTGEAGVGKTAVVEGLALRIAADDVPAPLKGVALHVLDMGLLQAGASVKGEFENRLKSVIDEVKKSAHPIILFIDEAHTIIGAGGQAGQNDAANLLKPALARGELRTIAATTWSEYKKYFEKDAALARRFQVVKIEEPNEALAASMLRGMAALMERHFNVRVLDGAITEAVRLSHRYISGRQLPDKAISVLDTACAKVALAHSSTPAAIDDAKKRLERIDAEVAALEREVASGAVHDERLAELRSLREADVAALATNEARYDKERALVSEIGELRAQIDAARGGTADAEQAENAARARETLAVRVSELHALQGGQPMVPLQVDGHVVAEIVASWTGIPLGRMVKDEIQTVLNLQPLLAARVIGQDHALDAIAQRVRTASANLEDPNKPRGVFMFVGPSGVGKTETALALADILYGGERKMVTINMSEYQEAHSVSGLKGSPPGYVGYGEGGVLTEAVRRNPYSVVLLDEVEKAHPDVLEMFFQVFDKGTMDDAEGREIDFRNTLIILTSNVGSQAVMQACLNKAEEELPSADELAETLRPQLYKAFKPAFLGRMKVVPYYPISDDVLAEIIELKLERIRRRIEANHKAKFEWDESLVDAVLARCTEVDSGARNVDHILNGTLLPEVAQQVLERIADGTALERIAVRASEAGEFEYTVV